The following are encoded together in the Sphingomonas sp. genome:
- a CDS encoding ATP-grasp domain-containing protein, producing the protein MAVAILLDTNAASVPIYRYLVDAGHDVHVVGDKPDNALAKSADNYIKLDYSNVEAVTALVERLDADFLIPGCNDLSYETCAAISATRRFPGIDPVETVRILGNKQDFRQYAEAVGIPAPRQISEADARSAGAVIVKPADAYSGRGITALMAPSAADLAAAINQAKAFSRSGSCLIEEFVQGQLYSHSAFLGPDGIVTDFFVEEYGSVNPYAVDTSYVVPAFDPALANGVRAAIEKIARDLNLTAGLIHTQFIVDGDKFWIIEITRRCPGDLYSQLIASSTGFNYAENYTRPFLGEGFDGRDQAYRPVLRHTISVRTPQIFEGLQFRRAADIEMFVPLALTGEHIAASPFGRIGILFARADDAAALNTLLHTALNGELYAVLGQDRKTRS; encoded by the coding sequence ATGGCCGTCGCCATCCTCCTCGACACGAATGCCGCGTCGGTGCCGATTTACCGGTATCTCGTCGACGCCGGTCATGACGTGCACGTCGTCGGAGACAAGCCGGACAACGCGCTCGCCAAGTCTGCCGACAATTATATCAAGCTCGACTATTCGAACGTCGAGGCGGTGACGGCGCTCGTGGAGCGACTGGATGCCGACTTCCTCATCCCCGGCTGCAACGATCTTTCCTACGAGACCTGCGCCGCGATCAGCGCCACGCGCCGTTTTCCCGGCATCGATCCGGTCGAGACCGTTCGCATCCTCGGCAACAAACAGGATTTCCGCCAATATGCGGAAGCTGTCGGCATCCCCGCCCCCCGTCAGATCTCCGAGGCCGACGCGCGGTCCGCCGGCGCGGTGATCGTCAAGCCTGCGGATGCGTATAGCGGCCGTGGCATCACGGCCCTGATGGCACCATCCGCGGCTGATCTCGCTGCAGCGATCAACCAGGCAAAGGCATTCTCGCGAAGCGGCAGCTGCCTGATCGAGGAATTCGTCCAGGGTCAGCTCTACAGCCACTCCGCCTTCCTCGGTCCGGACGGCATCGTCACGGATTTCTTCGTCGAGGAATATGGCTCGGTCAATCCCTATGCCGTCGACACCAGCTATGTCGTTCCGGCGTTCGACCCGGCCCTCGCCAACGGGGTTCGGGCAGCGATCGAGAAGATCGCACGGGACCTGAACCTGACGGCAGGCCTGATCCACACCCAGTTCATCGTCGATGGCGACAAATTCTGGATCATCGAGATCACCCGGCGATGCCCGGGCGACCTGTATAGCCAGCTGATCGCGAGCTCGACCGGCTTCAATTATGCCGAGAACTACACCCGCCCCTTCCTAGGAGAGGGGTTCGACGGGCGCGACCAAGCGTATCGTCCCGTGCTGCGCCACACGATTTCCGTTCGCACGCCGCAGATTTTCGAAGGCCTACAGTTTCGCCGGGCCGCCGATATTGAGATGTTCGTGCCGCTCGCGCTCACCGGCGAGCACATTGCAGCGAGCCCATTCGGTCGGATCGGCATCCTGTTCGCCCGAGCCGACGATGCGGCAGCGTTGAACACGCTGCTGCACACCGCCCTGAACGGCGAACTCTACGCGGTACTTGGCCAGGATCGAAAGACAAGATCATGA
- a CDS encoding Gfo/Idh/MocA family oxidoreductase yields the protein MTTPSIIVIGPGLMGLKHIEMIQAHPGCTLAGIVTPGRNGSSNIGERFPDTPIFDSLESCLASATPSGVIISSPNEFHYAQAKLCIERGIPVLIEKPITADHVEAVDLVDLAARRGAKVLVGHHRVHSPLLTAAKAIIDGGRLGRLVAFQGSAIFYKPAEYFEAGPWRSRPGGGPILINLIHEIGIMRAFCGEIAAVQAIASNAIRQYPVEDTVAINLQFRNGVLGTFLLSDAGASPHSWEQTSRENPVYPTYPAEDCYSVTGTRGTLDFPSMRVLSHPAPQSPSWHTPLVEEIIPVTREDPLARQLDNFLDVILGTAAPIVPAFDGAQNLRVAEAIRRSAETRSLVDIDAR from the coding sequence ATGACGACGCCATCCATAATTGTGATCGGGCCGGGCCTGATGGGCCTGAAGCATATCGAGATGATCCAGGCGCATCCGGGCTGCACGCTGGCCGGCATCGTCACGCCCGGGCGCAACGGCAGCAGCAACATCGGCGAACGCTTCCCGGATACGCCGATCTTCGACAGCCTGGAATCCTGTCTCGCTTCGGCAACGCCGTCCGGTGTGATCATCTCGTCGCCCAACGAGTTCCACTATGCGCAGGCGAAACTCTGCATCGAGCGCGGCATCCCGGTGCTGATCGAGAAGCCGATCACCGCCGACCATGTGGAGGCAGTCGATCTGGTGGATCTTGCGGCCCGGCGCGGCGCGAAGGTCCTCGTCGGCCATCACCGCGTCCACTCGCCCTTGCTGACGGCCGCCAAGGCGATCATCGACGGGGGCCGCCTCGGACGGCTGGTCGCTTTCCAGGGCAGCGCGATCTTCTACAAGCCGGCCGAGTATTTCGAGGCGGGCCCGTGGCGCAGCAGGCCGGGCGGTGGCCCGATCCTGATCAATCTGATCCACGAGATCGGCATCATGCGCGCGTTTTGCGGCGAGATCGCCGCGGTCCAGGCAATCGCCTCCAATGCGATCCGCCAATACCCGGTGGAGGACACGGTGGCGATCAACCTGCAGTTCCGGAACGGCGTCCTCGGCACCTTCCTGCTGTCGGACGCCGGCGCGTCGCCGCATAGCTGGGAGCAGACGTCGCGGGAAAACCCGGTCTATCCGACCTATCCCGCCGAAGACTGCTACAGCGTCACCGGTACGCGCGGAACGCTCGATTTCCCCAGCATGCGCGTGCTGTCCCACCCGGCACCGCAATCCCCGTCCTGGCACACCCCGCTCGTGGAGGAGATCATCCCGGTCACGCGGGAGGATCCCCTTGCCCGACAGCTCGACAACTTCCTGGACGTCATCCTCGGCACCGCCGCGCCAATCGTCCCGGCCTTCGACGGCGCCCAGAATCTGCGGGTCGCGGAGGCGATCCGCAGGTCCGCAGAAACACGATCGCTGGTGGACATCGACGCCCGATGA